From Granulicella sp. WH15, the proteins below share one genomic window:
- a CDS encoding AAA family ATPase, whose translation MTPYHAKLFAHELTKRSSSDNVDKLASALSDAQVDLNPHQIEAALFAFRSPLSKGAILADEVGLGKTTSLTAVREAAERSGYQIEGLAPTSRAAQKLGEAGMETQTLQRHLARGEQPDNGQKTLYVVDESSMASTMQMHTFVERLKEHDRVLFVGDTRQHEAVEAGRPYAQLQEAGMRTAQLDEIIRQKDPALKEVVEQLARGEVREAIGNLNSQGRVLEIEDRHERIGEIAREYVRSPESTLVVSPDNESRRDINSAIHQRMQADGRVSNEEHRVHVLYARQDISGADRQHAQNYDKGDVIRYSKGSKPLGIEAGEYARVTATDRETNTLTVKRHGGEELSYDPRRLQGVTVYRDHDRSFAQGDRVQMTAPYHAEKLANRELGTVEQIDKGGNLKLRMDSGREVEFNARQHPHLDYGYAVTSHSSQGQTADRVLVHVDSSQAHGELLNSRMAYVSVSRAQYDVKMYTNDAKTLGQDLSRDVTKATAIQEAQSIGSQDLGQSVANPSATVEMSQGLSIS comes from the coding sequence ATGACGCCTTATCACGCGAAGCTCTTTGCTCATGAGCTGACGAAACGGTCCAGTTCGGACAATGTTGACAAACTTGCGTCCGCACTCTCTGACGCACAGGTTGACCTCAATCCCCATCAGATTGAAGCTGCACTTTTCGCCTTTCGCTCCCCACTGTCGAAAGGAGCGATCCTTGCCGATGAAGTCGGTCTTGGAAAAACAACGTCCCTAACGGCTGTCCGTGAAGCCGCCGAGCGTTCGGGATATCAGATTGAAGGTCTAGCGCCGACGTCCAGAGCCGCGCAAAAGCTGGGCGAAGCGGGCATGGAGACGCAGACGTTACAACGCCATCTTGCACGCGGCGAGCAGCCGGACAATGGTCAGAAGACGCTCTACGTCGTCGATGAGTCGAGCATGGCAAGCACCATGCAGATGCACACGTTTGTCGAGCGCCTAAAAGAACATGATCGTGTGTTGTTCGTCGGAGATACGCGGCAGCATGAAGCGGTCGAAGCTGGCCGACCGTATGCTCAGCTTCAGGAGGCAGGAATGCGAACGGCGCAGTTGGATGAGATCATCCGGCAGAAAGACCCTGCCTTGAAAGAGGTTGTCGAGCAGCTTGCGCGGGGCGAAGTGCGCGAGGCCATCGGCAATCTCAATAGCCAGGGCCGCGTGTTGGAGATCGAAGACCGCCACGAGCGTATCGGTGAAATTGCGCGTGAGTATGTGCGTTCGCCTGAAAGCACGTTGGTCGTCTCGCCCGACAATGAATCGCGCCGCGACATCAACAGCGCCATCCATCAGAGGATGCAGGCAGACGGCAGAGTATCGAATGAAGAGCATCGCGTGCATGTGCTGTATGCGCGGCAGGACATCAGCGGAGCTGATCGTCAACATGCGCAGAACTATGACAAGGGTGATGTGATCCGCTACTCGAAAGGATCGAAGCCGCTGGGTATCGAGGCCGGAGAGTATGCGCGTGTCACGGCCACAGATCGAGAGACAAATACGCTGACGGTGAAGCGTCACGGTGGCGAAGAGCTAAGCTACGATCCTCGCCGCTTGCAGGGCGTGACGGTCTACCGCGATCATGACCGCAGCTTCGCGCAGGGTGACCGTGTGCAAATGACCGCGCCGTACCATGCGGAAAAGCTAGCGAATCGAGAGCTGGGAACGGTCGAGCAGATCGACAAAGGCGGCAACCTAAAACTGAGGATGGATTCGGGCCGCGAAGTCGAGTTCAACGCGCGACAGCATCCGCATCTGGACTACGGCTATGCGGTGACGAGCCACAGCAGCCAAGGCCAGACCGCCGACCGCGTGCTGGTTCATGTGGATTCTTCACAAGCACACGGCGAGCTGTTGAATAGCCGCATGGCGTACGTCTCCGTTTCGCGGGCGCAGTATGACGTGAAGATGTATACGAACGATGCGAAAACCCTGGGGCAGGACCTGAGCCGGGATGTGACAAAGGCTACAGCGATTCAGGAAGCTCAAAGTATCGGGAGCCAAGATCTAGGGCAGAGCGTCGCGAACCCGTCTGCAACCGTCGAAATGTCTCAGGGGCTAAGCATAAGTTGA
- a CDS encoding site-specific integrase, with amino-acid sequence MSEHHTILGGKVHVYKRPNSSSWQCATYLAGRNRRTTTKEDSLSKAKEFAEDWYLQLRGKLRDGELKTGRMFRDAAKLYLREFDIMTQGQRNATYARGQHARTNGYLVPFFGGMVLPEITAGKINEYRIHRLEEAKASRGKPPAHSTMHQEIVTLRQIFKTALRHGWIDHMPDMSAPYRASAKISHRAWFSPEEYKQLYEATRKRAQHPKQPRFRWEAEQLHDYVLFSANTGLRPDEAMRLQFRDVKVIKDEGSGQTILEIEVRGKRGIGFCKSTEGAVRPFERLKTRPRPDGGPGRAGSRKESGEWQQSGPTDRLFPKWSRDLFNKILDEEKLRKDRDDRPRTAYSLRHTYICLRLLEGADIYQIAKNCRTSVEMIEKYYAAHLKTQLDASAINVMRPRPKKEVAKKDPRRVESQLLANAM; translated from the coding sequence ATGTCCGAACATCACACCATCCTCGGTGGCAAGGTTCACGTCTACAAACGTCCGAATAGCTCAAGCTGGCAATGCGCGACGTATCTAGCCGGAAGGAATCGGCGCACAACAACCAAAGAAGACAGCCTTTCGAAAGCAAAAGAGTTCGCTGAAGACTGGTACTTGCAGTTGCGCGGTAAGCTCCGCGACGGCGAGTTAAAGACAGGCAGAATGTTCCGCGATGCCGCGAAGTTATACCTGCGCGAGTTCGACATCATGACGCAGGGACAGCGAAACGCGACCTATGCGCGTGGTCAGCATGCGCGTACGAATGGCTATCTCGTGCCGTTTTTCGGCGGCATGGTTCTTCCCGAAATCACTGCGGGCAAAATCAATGAATATCGCATCCACCGACTAGAAGAAGCAAAGGCATCCCGTGGCAAACCTCCAGCACATAGCACCATGCACCAAGAGATCGTGACGCTGCGTCAGATTTTCAAAACGGCATTGCGGCATGGATGGATCGACCATATGCCGGACATGTCCGCGCCCTATCGGGCGTCGGCCAAGATTTCTCACCGCGCATGGTTTTCGCCGGAAGAGTATAAGCAGCTCTACGAAGCGACCCGCAAGCGGGCGCAACACCCGAAACAGCCACGCTTCCGCTGGGAAGCAGAACAACTTCATGACTATGTTCTGTTCTCTGCGAATACTGGGCTCAGGCCCGATGAAGCGATGCGCCTTCAGTTTCGTGACGTAAAGGTCATCAAAGACGAAGGCAGCGGCCAAACGATCCTAGAAATCGAAGTTCGAGGCAAGAGAGGTATTGGCTTCTGCAAAAGCACAGAAGGAGCTGTGCGCCCGTTCGAACGGTTGAAGACTCGTCCCCGTCCTGACGGTGGACCGGGACGAGCAGGAAGCCGCAAGGAAAGCGGCGAATGGCAGCAATCTGGACCAACTGACCGCCTGTTCCCCAAGTGGTCTCGAGACTTGTTCAACAAGATTCTTGACGAAGAAAAACTACGTAAAGATCGTGACGACAGACCGCGTACGGCGTACAGCCTTCGCCATACCTATATCTGTTTGCGGCTTCTTGAGGGGGCTGACATCTACCAGATCGCAAAGAACTGTCGGACAAGCGTAGAGATGATTGAGAAATACTATGCGGCTCACCTGAAGACTCAGCTCGATGCCTCTGCGATAAATGTGATGAGACCACGCCCTAAGAAAGAAGTGGCAAAGAAGGATCCCCGGCGAGTCGAGTCACAGCTGTTGGCAAATGCAATGTAG
- a CDS encoding Asd/ArgC dimerization domain-containing protein, with the protein MADGMYRIGVVGASSLVGKELGDELNESLLAASDFILLEDEDDAAGQITATGDEAAFIQRIEPGSFDRMDFVFFAGSAADAAKHWQAARRAGASIVDMTYALENEPDVLVRAPWVPQAAASAKPDLRTPAVVPAHPVAVMLALTASRLVSRVGLVNFAATVLEPASQHGREAMDELHQQTINLLSFQNLPKEQYDAQVSFNLLPTLGESAKIDIRGNERRIHRHYAALSGGRLPELVLQMVQAPVFHGYLASVLIELDKPATVAEVEAALAGDYVDVVADESDPPSNLSVAGQEDIMVQVRSATANAEGSTRFWLWLGADNLKLAALTAISCASELRRMRPQGSVQ; encoded by the coding sequence ATGGCAGACGGAATGTATCGCATTGGTGTGGTGGGCGCGTCGTCGCTCGTGGGCAAGGAGCTGGGCGATGAGCTGAACGAGTCGCTGCTGGCGGCTTCGGACTTCATCCTGCTCGAAGACGAGGATGATGCCGCTGGGCAGATTACCGCTACCGGCGATGAGGCCGCGTTTATCCAGCGCATCGAACCGGGCTCCTTTGATCGGATGGACTTTGTCTTCTTTGCGGGCTCTGCTGCGGACGCCGCCAAGCACTGGCAGGCCGCGCGGCGTGCGGGGGCGAGCATCGTCGACATGACCTACGCGCTCGAGAACGAGCCGGATGTGCTGGTGCGAGCGCCCTGGGTGCCGCAAGCTGCTGCGTCGGCAAAGCCTGATCTGCGGACTCCGGCCGTGGTTCCTGCTCACCCGGTAGCTGTGATGCTGGCTCTTACGGCCAGTCGGTTGGTGTCGCGGGTTGGGCTGGTGAACTTTGCGGCAACGGTGCTTGAACCGGCGTCGCAGCACGGGCGGGAGGCGATGGACGAGCTGCATCAGCAGACGATTAATCTGCTCTCCTTCCAGAACCTGCCCAAGGAGCAGTACGACGCGCAGGTCTCGTTCAATCTGCTGCCGACGCTGGGCGAGTCGGCGAAGATCGACATCAGGGGGAACGAGCGGCGCATCCATCGGCACTACGCTGCTCTTTCGGGAGGGCGGCTGCCGGAGCTGGTGTTGCAGATGGTGCAGGCTCCGGTCTTCCATGGCTATCTGGCTTCAGTGCTCATTGAGCTGGACAAGCCTGCGACGGTCGCGGAGGTGGAAGCCGCGCTCGCGGGCGATTACGTGGATGTGGTGGCGGATGAATCGGACCCGCCGAGCAATCTCAGCGTCGCGGGGCAAGAGGATATTATGGTCCAAGTGCGGTCGGCGACGGCGAACGCTGAGGGTTCGACGAGGTTCTGGCTGTGGCTGGGCGCGGACAATCTGAAGCTGGCGGCGCTGACGGCGATCTCCTGCGCCAGCGAGCTGCGGAGAATGCGTCCGCAGGGCAGCGTCCAGTAG
- the pssA gene encoding CDP-diacylglycerol--serine O-phosphatidyltransferase: MQVPEPEYAVARQRPSRGMYVLPSAFTAGNIAFGFYAMTQSVQGINGGDACFDRAAMAIGFAVLFDGLDGRVARMTNTTSDFGKELDSLADVVTFGVAPALLAYVWGFRMLPLDLYPYLRERIVPLGLVICFLFLICGACRLARFNISVNPQPRNPGRADRKYFVGMPIPAGAGVLCSVIHYFNGSPIHNPLISVVWLLLIMGTGFLMVSSWRFWSGKEISLGDRHPFRTVILLAALIAVLAFFSEIALIVLALGYLVSGVIARLAYSWGREHRRIAA, translated from the coding sequence ATGCAGGTGCCCGAACCCGAATATGCGGTCGCACGGCAACGGCCCAGTAGAGGCATGTACGTGCTGCCGTCGGCCTTTACCGCGGGGAATATCGCGTTTGGCTTTTATGCCATGACCCAGAGTGTGCAGGGGATCAACGGCGGCGATGCCTGCTTCGATCGTGCCGCGATGGCGATTGGATTTGCGGTGCTCTTCGATGGGCTCGACGGCCGCGTGGCCCGGATGACCAACACTACCAGCGACTTCGGCAAGGAGCTGGATTCGCTGGCGGATGTGGTGACCTTTGGGGTTGCTCCGGCGCTGCTGGCGTATGTATGGGGCTTTCGGATGTTGCCGCTTGACCTCTATCCTTACCTGCGTGAGCGGATCGTTCCGCTGGGCCTGGTGATCTGCTTTCTCTTCCTGATCTGCGGCGCGTGCCGTCTGGCGCGGTTCAATATCAGCGTCAACCCGCAACCTCGCAATCCAGGGCGGGCGGATCGCAAGTACTTTGTGGGGATGCCGATTCCGGCTGGCGCCGGGGTGTTGTGTTCGGTCATCCATTACTTCAACGGTAGCCCGATCCATAACCCACTGATCTCCGTGGTCTGGCTGCTGCTCATTATGGGGACAGGCTTCCTGATGGTCAGCAGTTGGCGGTTCTGGAGCGGGAAAGAGATCAGTCTGGGCGACCGGCATCCCTTCCGGACCGTGATTCTGCTGGCTGCGTTGATCGCTGTTCTGGCCTTCTTCTCGGAGATCGCTCTGATCGTGCTGGCACTCGGGTATTTGGTCTCTGGTGTGATCGCTCGGCTGGCTTACTCGTGGGGCAGGGAGCACCGGCGTATCGCTGCGTAG
- a CDS encoding phosphatidylserine decarboxylase family protein, translating into MVKDGYLYALGLGVVAAVAWFFTHSTLLVLLPVLFALFFLWFFRDPQRTIPTGPGQIVSPGDGVVTDAEWIETTLGTRLRLSIFLNVFDVHVNRAPIAGTVSSVEYRPGGFMNAMQPESGLTNEQTMIVIEGGGYEVAFKQIAGLLARRIVCNVKAGDKVERGQRVGLIKFGSRVDVLMPAEAELRVKTGTRVKGGSTVLAVLPVGEAPVGA; encoded by the coding sequence ATGGTCAAAGACGGTTATCTCTACGCGTTAGGTCTGGGTGTGGTCGCAGCGGTGGCCTGGTTCTTTACCCACAGCACGCTGCTGGTGCTGCTCCCGGTTCTGTTTGCGTTGTTCTTCCTCTGGTTCTTCCGCGATCCGCAGCGTACGATCCCTACCGGCCCCGGTCAGATCGTCTCGCCCGGCGACGGCGTCGTGACCGATGCCGAATGGATCGAGACCACGCTCGGCACGCGGCTGCGCCTCAGCATCTTTCTCAACGTCTTCGACGTCCACGTCAATCGCGCACCGATCGCCGGTACGGTCTCCTCGGTGGAGTATCGGCCTGGTGGTTTTATGAATGCGATGCAGCCGGAGTCCGGCCTGACCAACGAACAGACCATGATTGTGATCGAGGGCGGTGGGTACGAGGTCGCTTTTAAGCAGATTGCGGGGCTGCTGGCGCGGCGCATCGTCTGCAATGTCAAGGCGGGCGACAAGGTAGAGCGCGGGCAGCGCGTGGGGCTCATCAAGTTCGGCTCGCGCGTCGATGTGCTGATGCCTGCTGAGGCCGAGCTGCGGGTCAAGACCGGCACCAGGGTCAAGGGCGGCTCGACCGTACTGGCGGTTCTGCCCGTTGGCGAAGCACCTGTGGGGGCCTGA
- a CDS encoding GNAT family N-acetyltransferase, with protein sequence MASTPELRPARAEDLAGVLRIDRETPEAPHWAEVEYAGRVAGEEEGELMRRCLLVAAASETVVGYAAARVVAGEAELETVAVDASARRQGIGRELCRAVMEWSRLHGAEVMDLEVRAASLGPQRLYAELGFMPTGRRRDYYQEPPDDAVMMRVAF encoded by the coding sequence ATGGCTTCCACTCCAGAGCTACGGCCCGCACGGGCGGAGGATCTTGCAGGGGTTTTGCGGATTGATCGTGAGACTCCCGAGGCTCCGCATTGGGCGGAAGTGGAGTATGCGGGCAGGGTTGCGGGAGAAGAGGAAGGCGAGTTGATGCGGCGGTGCCTGCTGGTGGCGGCTGCGAGTGAGACCGTCGTCGGGTATGCGGCTGCGCGGGTGGTTGCCGGAGAGGCGGAGCTGGAGACCGTCGCCGTAGACGCATCGGCCCGGCGGCAGGGGATTGGCCGGGAGCTGTGCCGGGCGGTGATGGAGTGGTCTCGGCTGCATGGAGCAGAGGTGATGGACCTGGAGGTTCGGGCTGCCAGTCTGGGGCCACAACGGCTCTATGCGGAGTTGGGGTTCATGCCGACAGGGAGGCGACGCGATTATTATCAGGAGCCGCCGGATGATGCCGTGATGATGCGGGTGGCTTTTTGA
- the tsaB gene encoding tRNA (adenosine(37)-N6)-threonylcarbamoyltransferase complex dimerization subunit type 1 TsaB: MRLLLLNTCGAEGSAALADTALPQPVVAAETLPGRGSSEQLLPVLHRLFKVAGWPVSELGAVAVVHGPGSFTGVRVGLSAAKGLCAATGGRMIAISRLALVAASVEADGETLALLDAGRGEFYAGFYRGRECLSEQLLRREEVLELLASRTPVTCEARVRELLPEVDGLRLVEEPGAVLILRLAVERIAAEEWTDVVTIDANYLRRTDAELLVERRAAAESA; encoded by the coding sequence GTGAGGTTATTGCTGCTCAATACCTGCGGGGCCGAGGGCTCGGCTGCTCTGGCTGATACTGCGTTGCCGCAGCCGGTCGTTGCGGCTGAGACCTTGCCTGGACGGGGCAGCTCTGAGCAGTTGCTGCCGGTGTTGCATCGGCTCTTCAAGGTCGCTGGATGGCCTGTGAGCGAGCTGGGCGCGGTCGCTGTGGTGCATGGGCCGGGGTCTTTTACCGGGGTGCGTGTCGGGTTGAGCGCGGCCAAGGGGCTTTGCGCGGCCACGGGGGGGCGGATGATCGCGATCTCGCGGCTGGCGCTGGTGGCCGCGAGCGTGGAGGCGGATGGGGAGACGCTGGCGCTGCTCGACGCGGGGCGGGGAGAGTTTTATGCAGGGTTTTATCGTGGTCGTGAGTGCCTGAGTGAACAGTTGCTGCGGCGCGAAGAGGTGTTGGAGCTGCTTGCTTCCCGGACGCCGGTGACGTGCGAGGCCCGAGTGAGGGAACTGCTGCCGGAGGTCGACGGGCTGCGGCTCGTCGAGGAGCCAGGGGCGGTCCTGATTTTGCGGCTGGCCGTGGAGAGGATCGCGGCAGAGGAGTGGACTGACGTGGTGACCATCGACGCCAACTATCTGCGTCGTACCGATGCTGAGCTGCTGGTCGAGCGCCGCGCTGCCGCGGAATCGGCCTGA
- the mce gene encoding methylmalonyl-CoA epimerase yields MEVADILAINTNGQPPRLDHLGIAVRSIAAARGFYEMLGLSAAQEETIEHERVKTAMFSVGESRIELLEPTVEDSVIGRFLDRRGEGLHHVALHVAEIDAVFVRLQGAGVRLASDSIRVGAGGHRYFFVHPASTSGVLLELVSDEVTE; encoded by the coding sequence ATGGAGGTTGCCGATATCTTAGCGATCAATACAAATGGCCAGCCCCCCAGGCTCGATCACCTCGGCATCGCGGTTCGCAGCATCGCGGCGGCGCGGGGTTTTTACGAGATGCTTGGTCTCTCCGCTGCTCAGGAGGAAACCATCGAGCATGAGCGGGTGAAGACCGCGATGTTCTCCGTAGGGGAGAGCCGTATCGAGCTGCTTGAGCCTACCGTGGAGGATTCGGTGATCGGGAGGTTTCTTGATCGGCGTGGAGAGGGACTGCACCATGTCGCGCTCCACGTCGCGGAGATCGACGCCGTGTTTGTAAGGTTGCAGGGGGCGGGTGTGCGGCTTGCGAGTGACTCGATTCGCGTCGGCGCGGGTGGCCACCGATATTTTTTTGTTCATCCGGCCAGCACGAGCGGCGTGCTGCTGGAGCTGGTGAGCGACGAGGTGACGGAGTGA
- a CDS encoding MFS transporter: protein MSTNTGGLSQDSGSPHEGFASSEPATGHNIRWFVCGLLFLATTINYMDRSVLSLIEPMLHNLPFMGWDFSQDNAHQSVFNNNYGNIIICFQIAYGVGLLTAGRIIDKLGTKLGYALAIGIWALSSMSHAFVFSVAGFCIARFMLGLGEAGNFPAAIKATTEWFPSEERALATGLFNSGSNASAFIAPPLVAFVTYKYGWHAAFITTGSMGLIWLVIWLFFPYNRLRRGATQTQINLQQAIPGTANAGFFTLFRELSKQPGLYAFAIGKAFTDPVWWFYLFYLPKFLNENYGLDLNHAKYPIIIVYAFSSVGSIGGGWLSGLRMKQGHSVNDGRKFAMLICAICVLPIMLVPMAGHIFHGNVWPAIALFSLATAAHQGWSANLFSTPTDMFPSTSVSTVVGIGGAAGAVGGAIFTYVVKTQFSAHPLLIFLLGGFSYISALALFQILVPRIGESRSKA from the coding sequence ATGTCGACGAACACTGGCGGTCTGTCCCAGGACAGCGGCTCGCCCCATGAAGGCTTCGCCTCCTCCGAACCCGCCACCGGCCATAACATCCGCTGGTTTGTCTGCGGTCTCCTCTTCCTGGCGACGACGATCAACTACATGGATCGCTCGGTGCTCTCGCTCATCGAGCCGATGCTGCACAACCTGCCCTTCATGGGCTGGGACTTCTCGCAAGACAACGCGCACCAGAGCGTCTTCAACAACAACTACGGCAACATCATCATCTGCTTCCAGATTGCCTACGGCGTAGGCCTTTTAACTGCGGGCCGCATCATCGACAAGCTCGGCACCAAGCTGGGCTATGCTCTGGCCATCGGCATCTGGGCGCTCTCGTCCATGAGCCACGCCTTCGTCTTCTCGGTCGCGGGGTTCTGCATCGCGCGTTTCATGCTCGGCCTCGGCGAGGCGGGCAACTTCCCCGCCGCCATCAAGGCCACCACCGAGTGGTTCCCCTCCGAAGAGCGCGCCTTGGCCACCGGCCTCTTCAACTCCGGCTCGAACGCCTCGGCCTTCATCGCGCCTCCGCTCGTGGCTTTCGTCACCTACAAGTACGGCTGGCACGCGGCGTTCATTACCACCGGTTCGATGGGCCTCATCTGGCTGGTCATCTGGCTCTTCTTCCCCTACAACCGCCTGCGCCGCGGAGCCACCCAGACCCAGATCAACCTCCAGCAGGCGATCCCCGGCACGGCCAACGCGGGCTTCTTCACGCTCTTCCGCGAGCTGTCCAAGCAGCCCGGCCTCTACGCCTTTGCCATCGGCAAGGCCTTCACCGACCCGGTCTGGTGGTTCTATCTCTTCTACCTCCCCAAGTTCCTGAACGAAAACTACGGCCTCGACCTGAACCACGCCAAGTACCCGATCATCATCGTCTACGCCTTCTCCAGCGTCGGCTCGATCGGCGGCGGCTGGCTCTCCGGCCTGCGCATGAAGCAGGGCCACAGCGTCAACGACGGACGTAAGTTCGCCATGCTCATCTGCGCGATCTGCGTCCTGCCCATCATGCTGGTGCCGATGGCAGGTCACATCTTCCACGGCAACGTATGGCCCGCCATCGCGCTGTTCTCGCTGGCCACGGCGGCACACCAGGGCTGGTCCGCTAACCTCTTCTCAACCCCCACCGACATGTTCCCCTCCACCTCGGTCTCGACGGTGGTGGGAATCGGCGGCGCGGCAGGCGCGGTAGGCGGAGCCATCTTCACGTACGTCGTGAAGACTCAGTTCTCCGCGCATCCTCTGCTGATCTTCCTCCTCGGTGGCTTCAGCTACATCTCCGCCCTCGCACTCTTCCAGATACTGGTGCCGCGCATCGGAGAGTCCCGAAGCAAAGCATAA
- a CDS encoding FadR/GntR family transcriptional regulator: MTGHSQLTMQVVEHVRGLIASGELKPGDRLPPERELARKLKISRSSLRAGIGFLSAMGVLKSRHGAGTFVSTGPPTLDSNSLTVLGALHGFLPWQMFEARLVIESNVASLAAERATGDHITELAEEVAEMYASLDNPQQYLIHDVRFHRTIARAAGNPILAALMETITANLYDARMKTVHYSVDLKESAEMHREIYRAIRSHNPTGAMQAMERHLNMARMAQAAELGETFETAAPSSSTPRREPKGKTTPKSSASKAND, translated from the coding sequence ATGACAGGACACAGCCAGCTCACCATGCAGGTAGTCGAGCATGTGCGCGGCCTGATCGCCAGCGGCGAGCTGAAGCCCGGCGACCGTCTGCCGCCCGAGCGCGAGCTGGCGCGCAAGCTGAAGATCTCCCGCTCCAGCCTGCGTGCGGGCATCGGCTTCCTCTCGGCCATGGGAGTGCTCAAGAGCCGCCACGGCGCGGGCACCTTCGTCTCCACCGGCCCTCCGACGCTCGACTCCAACTCCCTGACGGTGCTGGGCGCATTGCACGGATTCCTCCCCTGGCAGATGTTCGAGGCGCGTCTGGTCATCGAGTCGAACGTGGCCTCACTCGCTGCCGAGCGCGCCACCGGCGACCATATCACCGAGCTGGCCGAGGAGGTCGCCGAGATGTACGCCTCTCTCGACAACCCGCAGCAGTACCTGATCCACGACGTCCGCTTCCACCGCACCATCGCCCGCGCGGCGGGCAACCCCATCCTTGCCGCCCTGATGGAGACCATCACGGCCAACCTCTACGACGCCCGCATGAAGACCGTCCACTACTCGGTCGACCTCAAGGAGTCCGCCGAGATGCACCGGGAGATCTACCGCGCCATCCGCTCGCACAACCCCACCGGAGCCATGCAGGCGATGGAGCGGCACCTGAACATGGCCCGCATGGCCCAGGCCGCCGAGCTGGGCGAGACCTTCGAGACAGCGGCCCCGTCCAGCTCCACCCCGCGCCGCGAGCCGAAGGGCAAAACCACCCCAAAGTCCTCTGCTTCCAAGGCGAATGACTGA